Part of the Passer domesticus isolate bPasDom1 chromosome 8, bPasDom1.hap1, whole genome shotgun sequence genome is shown below.
GATAAATTAGTTCACCCAAAGTTCATCTTTAATTGCGGATTGCGGCCTGGCTCCTCCCCTCGAAATCTTTAACTATTTGCTTTGCGTAGTGCATCCTACGCGCCGCAGACCGCTGCCGGGGAAGGAAAGGTGCTGTcgggggcggcggcagcggctcTGGGCTCGCTGACCCTGCGCCGCTCTCGGCGAGTGGGCTGCGGGACGCCGCCGACAGCTGACAGCCGGTGATCGGCCACCAGCGCCTCTTCGTCCTCGGATTTATCGCCGATGCTCGTTCGAGACCAGCGGCTGCACCCAGAAATTCCCGCGCCGGTACCCGGCGGTCCGGCTCTCCGGAGTCACCCACCCCGCGGCGCCGCCGCGCTCTGCGGAGCTCCTTCGTCCGCCACCGCTCTCGGCTGGGAGCGGCGAGGCAGCGGCCGGACCCGGGAGACACCGGGCCGGACCGTGGGGCGGCCGGAGCGGCCGGTCCCCCGTGCTGGGACAGCCCGGAGACCCCCGAGCAGAGCCGCAGCTGTGCCGGCGCATCGGCGGAGGAGCCTCCGCTGGCCCCGGGTTCACCTCGAAAGGCACGGCTTGTATTTCTGCGGGCCGTGGAGGAAGGAGCCGCCGGCAGCAGTCCGTCTCAGCCTTCCGATGCAGGTTCAAGCGCGGGTCACCGAGGGAAGAGAAGGTGAGCGCGGAAAGGAAACACCAAactcagctcccagctcctctccctgggATCCACTGCCCACCCTCGCCTGAGGCTCTCCGGCATCCCgtcggggctgccgcggccggGAAGAGGCGCTCGGCACGGCCGGGCACCCCGGTTGCAGCACAGGGACCCGGCGCTggcgggcgggagcggcggctccgggcagtggggagcggggccgcgggAGGGCTGcgctggctggggctgccgctgccgccggcgctggctggggctgccgctgccgccgggCAGGAGCCGCCGGCCGCTGGGGAAGGGGCGCCCGGCGCGGATCGCGGCTGCGGGGCGCGGAGCTCTCCGCCGACCacggctgctgccagcacacttttttttttttttttcctttacggTTTTTATCTTTTCCCTCCCTGCTACTTTTGCTTTCTTGTTCCCAGACAAGCTCAATAAACGCTGGaagttttgtgtgtgtgtctgtgtaggggagagggagatgtcacttttaattattatttttctaacaATCAACGCATCACACGAGACCCGCCCTCCTGTTACGATGCCTTGTCGGAGCGGGGCTCCCCGCCTCCGCAGGGAGCCCCTtgcccaggagggaaccccCCGGAGGGTGGTCCCCCGGCCCCGGGGGCTGTAGCCCCTCGGGGCTCGCCTCGGCTCCGCGGGCCCGGCCGGCGCTggccgggagcggcggccgcGCCCTGACCCGGCGCTCTCCCCTTGCCGGGCGCTGACCTGCTTGTGACCTACAACACGGACCGTGACATCTGCGTGAACCCGGCCGGCAACCGCGCCAAGTTCACTGTCTATCAAAATAACGAGATACGGTGGCCTGAGCACCGATAATTGCCACAGGAAGGCTTTATTATCTTCCCAGCTGTGTATTCCCCAGCCATCGGCTTGAAAAGAATCAAATGGTAAAGAGTGAAAGGGATAATTAAAAACATCTTGGAAGGGGGTCAAGAAATTAACAGCCTAATATGAACAAACTTTGATTACAAGTAACAATTATTACACTTCATTTGTAAATGCTTGTGTTTATCCGCAAACAAAATCAGTTTGTgagtttctttttgtttctttttttttttcttttaaactggaTTCATGTTACATTTTTCAGCGGGTTTGTTGGCGCTCAGGGTAATTTTTAAGTGcgctgctggaggagccctgaCCTTCCTGCACAGGGTGCCGGACGCtgcaggcccagccctgcccgagCCCTGAGACCCTGAATCGCCTGCGGTCTCAGCCAGCCAGTAGCTCCTGCTAATTAAAGTTAGTCATTGCCACTTGCAGCCACCATCTACTGATTTCACCTCTGATAGGCAAAAAGATTCACCTTTCAGGACAAGGTCAGGAGGGCCAGAGGCTCTGGTTCACTACAGGGTCGACTTGCCAATAGCACTTAAGTCAGCCCTGCAGTTCAACCTCTCCCAGATTTGACCTGTCACGTTTGGAAGCCAGGTTTCTGCCCGAGGTGGTCACTGCACAGCCTTCTGATAGCTAATGCCAGCACACGCCCTGCTGCAGTGCCCCAGCATGGCCAGGCAAGGGGGATTGGCCAGGGCAAGGCCATCTCTAGCACCGAAGCAGGATGATGATAAGAGCTTCAGGAGACTGGAGAgctccccagagcctttccaAAGGGACACTGCCTTCGTGCCATGTTTTGGCCCTCACAGGTCAAGCTGGTTCTTCACACAGAGCACACCACACCAgcaggcatgggatgctctggAGGAACAAGGAGGATTATCTTCCCACTGCATTCACACAGAATGCATGACAGTGGGGAGCAGAAGTGAAGCTGAAAGAAACGTATAAACGTGTCGTTGTGGATCAAGGACCTAGGCCCAGCTCTGTTCTCAGTACACAAACAACAGGActcaattttattttacatgGGAGAGAAATACCCTGTAGGGGTACTCAAAAGCCATCAAAAAGGGTGTCCTGAGCACCCACGTTTAGCCTCGGGTACCACCCCCTGGACAGACGCATGGAACTGCTGTCCTGACActttccctggcagagctgggctgacaGAGGTGACAATCAGTCTGGCCAGCCAGCCAGCTACCACAGGGCCTGTGCCACCTTGCAAATGTCCCCTCTGCAATGTGAACAGCATCATCAGGAACAAGGGACTTTCTACCACAAATCAGACATATTCAGAAATGTCTGTTTTCTAAACATTTGTTCCCCAAAGCCCCCCTCCCTGCTTCAGTCCACTCTCATGGGCAGGCTGTGACTGGGGAGAATATCCTGGTGGGACCTCAGAGATGGCTTCATGGCAGAccccaagcagcagcacagtgcaaAAGCACAACATACACAGCTACTACTAGTGGGTGAACATATCCTCTTCGTGCCAGCTCTAATGGGAAGTGCATTAATGAGATTAAATATTTACAATAAAAACCACTTTACACCCTATTATTCTAGCTAGAATTGATGCTGGGGATTGGGCAACTCTGGCTTGTGTTTTCCTGCAGAGCCCCTACCTTCCTTCTTTTTGCATCTAAAAAGCTACAGTGTGCAGGATGTTTGTCCTGCCTCTCCTATAACACACCTGCAGGAGATAACCCTGGGAGTCTTAGCTGTGGGTCTGGGAGTTGTGCTCCCCATCCCTGGTAGCTGGGGGCCTGTTTGGGGCAGGGGCTGACTGAGCCCCCATGGCACATGCACCCTGCCAGCAGCTTCAGCAGGTTTTGCCCAGTGCTCAGGAATGCCCTGTAGGACACCCTACTGCACACCCTGCACACCCTACGAGCCTGTACAccaggagaggaaaaacagaaagacCTTTAAGGTTTTGTTCGGCAGTGACGCAGTAGCATTCCCAGCCTGGGGAGCAGAGacctgctcctggcagctgtggaggggcatgggccccagggcagaggggagcAGCACACCCCTCACTGGCTCAGGCCTCAcggccctggctgggctgcaaGGGGTGGAAGTAGAGCCGCAGCCCATCATCGACAGGGTGCACGATGGGCACGGTCTGCATGCTGGGGTAGCCAGGGGTGGCCAGCTCCCAGCGGGCCGTGCTGACCAGCTCAATGGCCAGCAGCTTGAGGATGGCCTGTGCCAGCTCCTTCCCGAGGCAGCTCCGTGCCCCTCCACCGAAGGGGATGTAGTGGAAGCGGCCTGCAGCCTCGGGCCGGCCGGCACCAAAGCGCTCTGGGTCAAAGCTGCCGGGGGGGCTCTGGTAGACAGCAGCTGTCTCATGGGTGTCACGGATGCTGTACATGACGCTCCAGCCTTTGGGGATCTGGTAGCCCTGGAGAAGGGAGAGAAGAGGGAGGAGAGGACTGTTACATATCTGCGCTACTGGAGGGTGAGCAGAGGGTGCCTGCAGACAGCCCCACCACGCTGCCCACCTGCTCTACACTTCCTtttctccccagcccagctgggaccCACAGAGGTTGCTGGGTGACACTTCCCCTTGAGCTACACTGCCAAGCACCACCACTGTGTGGGACACGGGGTGCTTGCTCacaactgcaggcagcagctctttAGCAGCCTGCCAGAGTGTGAGGCACTTACATCGAGCTCAAAAGTCTGCAGTGCCGTCCTGTAGCCTCCTGAGACTGGGGGCAGCACTCGCAGCACCTCCTTAATCACGCAGTCCAGGTAGCGCAGGCGGCtcagcttctccaggctgatGTCTGCGGTGCAGTGACAGCTTTGCCCTGCTGGTGCCGGGAGCTGGGGGCCAGGGAAAGGGGTGCTCCGGGGGACAGTGGCCTCCAGCAGGCCACTGGGCTGGAGGGAATCTTCCTCcactggggctgggggatggCTCTGGTCCTTGTGAATGTCTTTGGCCATGGGGTGGGAAAGCGActtctctctgtccctgctctggatgGTCAGGGTGTCCAGGCAGGGTCCTGCAGCGCAGCACTCACTCTGCTGGTACAACTCATGGGACATCAGCTCCTGCCTTATCTTTTCAATCACTGAGGGGTGCTTCAATAGCAGGAGGATCAGAGAGGTGCTAGCACTAGCCGTGgtgaaaaaagcagcaaatatGAGCTCAATTGCTGATTCCTGGGAGAGGAATGAAAATGACAAGTTTGAATAACATTTCCAAGTGATTGTGTCTCAGACTGTTCTCACCTTTTGCAGATTTTGCCCCTGTGCAGGGGGCCCTGGCCCCCACTCTGCTCTCCCCAGACCTGCACCCATCCTGGACTGGCAGGGACCAAAGCATTTCTGTATGAGCTGGACATCCACTTGCCAATGACTGCTCCAGAACCACAGCTGGAATGAGTACACACTACCTCCAATCCAGCTCTTCTGAGCTTTCCTCACAGGATTTACCAATTATAAGGCAGCACTTTAGCATGCATTATAGCACATTGAGTAAAGTCCATTTCAAGTATTATGCTTTTTATCATCATCTGCCAATTCCCCTCCACACCCAGCTTTTACTTTTCTGTCCAGGCAGTGGATATGGGCAGTGGTTTATGCACAAATTCTAGATATGCTGGCAGCTAAAATGAGTTGCATTTGATCCGTCTCCAGTTGTGATTGATCTTACCTCGGAGAGGACTCAAGGCAAGAGTCAAAAGCATGAAGGCCTTCTCTGCTAGAGCAGGTCAGCCTGGGAAGTGCTGtagccagcagggagcacacaCCAGGCAAAGGACTGGCTTGCTTTTCAAGCTGTACAATCTGAAGCACAGCAGAGTTCCCAATAGCTCCACAGCAGATATATCCATAAGAAGTTAGGAAGTTAATCAGCTGAGATATATGGAGCACAGCACAATCAAATCTGTAATATGTGCCTTGTCCAAGGTCAGGGgtccccctgcagcctcccagcctTTGTGGGACTGTCTGCAGGGTCTACATGGAACAGCACATGCCAGATTGCTGGGGGCTGTTTGCAGCACCCTCTGACCAACTTTTGCAAATGGTTTCCCAAAAGTTAAGGGTTGCCCATGGCATGACACATCTCTGACAGCAAACATAATGCTCAAACCTACGGCACCATCTGAAGGTGCCAGTGGCtccacagcacagggctgggagggccAGAGACAAAAAGCCAAGGAGAAGCTAAAGGGAGGAGCACCAGGAACTGCCCTCCCTGGAAGGCCTGGGACCTGACTGGTATTACAGAGCACTAATTGCTCCAGCCCAGAAGCAAAGAGGGGCAAAATCccacagggacacagagtgGTTTCCTTTCACATGACTGTGTCTGGACTCTAAACTGTTCTGACACAACCAGTTCTATGGAGGTGAAGCCACAAACACCGAGAAGAACACTTGAAGAATGAAGGTACTTGGATTCAAATCTGATAAAGTTAAGGGTAATGTAACAAAGATGACTCTTTGCTACCATCCCTAGTGCCATACATTGGCTGGTCTGGATGTTTTTGCCAAAGTGCAGCTCTCAAGGGCATCTTTCAGCTGAAATAAAACCCCTGGAACAACAGATCCCTGTCAACCCCTATCACACCTCCTGCAGGCATTAGCAGGAATTTTTACATTCACAAGGTAGCAGACACAGATGAAAAGAAACCTCTCAGTTCCACCACATGCAATTAAACCCCAAGACATTTCTATAGCATGCAAGGAATTTAGGGCAAGCTCTTAGGTTTGAAATAACAGCCCTTATGCTCTTTGCATCAACCtctgacagagctgctgcagaactTGTGTCACAGCTGCTGTCACAACTTTCCCCCCCTGCTTCTACAAGATCAGCAGAACCAGTGACTGGAAGGCAGGATATTCCCAAGCTTCTTCATCAGTactgtccctgtcctgggagGCAGAATGGGCAGCATTACACCCAGCCAGTGACAACATTGTTACGGAGGAtgggttttttaaatcttcccaaggtttaaaatattttgaaatggtATTGTTGGCAAAGCAATGTCTTTTTAATGACATTTACATTTCAAGGGCCCTGGTGAGTTCATGGCAGCAGTACAAATCACAGTGTATTTAGGAAAATTTCTGGGAAAGCTGTCTTTCCAGATCATttgaacaaaaaacaaattagtGACTAGTTTGTGCCACTGTCTGGAGTGTCTCTCAAAGACAGATATATCCACAACTCTGAGACAGCTTTGGGCTTTTTATCCAATTGCACTATTTCATTAAATGAGACCTCTACAACTGTTTTATTAGGGTGGAGAATATCGACATAGTTGCAAGCATAGGCAGCTCAGTTTGAAAGCAATTTTGTTAAATACAGAAATTTTCTAACCATAAAGGTACCGAACAACATATGAATATATTATAATTTGGATCAGCTGGCCCAAGGTTGCTGCCATGTCACTCAATCTATGTTACATTTAATATCTCCTTATTCCATTTGCAGTCAGAGCCAGGGATATGATGAGAGAGTGTGCAATTATTCTTGCATAATATTCATGTGAATACTAACAGAGACTAATTAATCTTAATCAATCCCATTTTGAATCTGtcaattattttcaaaaatcacATTATAATAAAACattgttaaattaaataatgtaataaataattataataaaatgtatttagTAATATATACTGGTTCTAATTATATCTAATAGTTGCTcgaagtttttaaaatattttagatttaAAGACTGTATTCttacaaaatatttataaaacattCGTCTTTGGATAGCTATCCTGAAATACTTAAATAAATAGTAAAACTACCTTTAAACTatattcaaataatttaaaaccatATCCAGCTGCTGTACCCATGCAAAACTGCTTCGAAACTTCTCATATAAATACAATGTCGTCTATCATTCACTGATACCAAGTGCCCTGAAACTATGAATGATGCAGTACTAAtaacaattttttccccaagatcTTTGGCAAAATACTCGTCACATTCACTTGGTGGTTTTGGCTCAGTAGGACTATGGGGTTCATCCCCATAGCAATCCACAAGCTACATGATTTCATGATCTGATGAATGAGGAGGTGATAGGGAAtgacctggaaaccaccactgCATCCCTGGACCCATTCTGGTTTATCATCTCAGAAATTTCTGGGTTCACAGCCCCTGAGGAGTCCAGTGATGTGATCCACATCCTGCCCTAGGCTGagtgctgggctgtgtttgAGAAGCACACAAGTAGCTCTGAATATTTCCAAGAGAGTGTCCTGGAGGTTAATGAGTGCATGGATGGGCCAAGCCTTAACACAGCCACATAACCCTACCAGCATCCTACATCAGGCTCAAGGCTGGGGGCCATGAAGAGGAAAGGTAGAAGGGACATTCATTCCCTTTTAAAAGGCTCCCTTCTGTGGCAAAGAGACGCAAGACTACAAAGGCATGAGTGTGCTGAGTGCAGGAGCTGGTGTCCTCACCGCAGGTgagaggggagcaggagccagcagctgggGGTGGTCCCCAGCTCCCCACAAACCTCCTCCTGGCCCTCAGCCCATGTGTCTCAAAGAGCCACCAAGTCAGGAGTGGCACTGCAAGGCAGAGGCTCTCCTTACCTTTAGCTCCTGCATGGTGAATTCTTTGCCATGCTCCTTGGCACTGTTCATTAGGAAATCCAGAGCATCGCTGTGGTCTTCTGGGTTgtttctctgcagtttttcctgtATAGCCTTCTCCATAAACTTATGTAGCATGTCCCGTGCTTTGATTCCCTGTGAGAGGCACACACAGTTCAGGAGAACCTTAGGAACTGTCCCTCTCTCTAGAGAGACCAGAGGAACCCAAGTGTAGCAATCCTTAATCCCAGGACCTGTAACAGCAAGAACTGTTTAatctgctgcccagccccagagcctcGGAGGGAGCAGTCTGGGGGGAAATGCTGCACCTTCTGTTGCCTTGCTGTTGTGAATCAAATGCAAGAAGTCCCAAGAAACACTCTGGGAGGAAAAGATAACAGTAAACCCATGCTACCACGTTCAGAGGCATGTGCACTGAGCAAATCTACAGTTATGTCAGGTCCAAAATAAGCTTATTCCAAGGGACAAGAAAAGGTAACAAGAAAACTGAGTCCAGACAGCAAGGCACAAATGGTATTACAAGGCAACAGTGGATAAAGACACATTAATCACAGCTCATCTTCAGGTGTGTTGCACTCCAGTGCAGCAAAACATTCATATAAGATGTCAGCAAGTCAAGTGATCAGCATTGCCTTTGCAAAGTGGGATGGATGGAGTCACGGAATGTACGACTCTCTATaaaaatgcctcctgcaaaagcCAGAAGGACcagaaatttgaaattaaaaatggcCATGGCCAGATATTGGGAAGATACAAAGGCTTAGATTTGAGGTGGGAAGGACTGGACAAAGTAAActgggcagggaggaaggagaaagacAAGGGGACCTAAAGGCGACTTAAAGATGTTGGTCTGGGGCCAGACAGGCTTTGGCTGACCTGAAAGAGGGCAGGGGGGATGAAAGCTCATACTGGTGACAACCTGTAAAAGGAAACTGGACAGGGAAAACAAGAGCTTTGATGAAGAGTCGCAGGGAGGCTGGGGGAGAACTGGGACTGGCTGGCTAAGGTGATCCAACAGGGCAGAGCTCACAGTGGAAATACAAGATGAGGGAAGACCTGGCTAAAGTGGACATGAGACTTCAGCTGTGGTAAGGGTGGAGAGCCCAAAGCCAGAGGAGGGAGGAATATGGGAGGAAGAATGGTACACAGGACCTATACCTAGAGCAGGAGTGTGGAGAGGCAGGCGAAGAAGGACAGAGCAGCACGGAAGAAACTGCAGGTGGAAAGAGGCAGAAGAGACTGTCCCTCTCCCTGGGTTGTCTCCGGGCTGCTGGACTACAAGGGACCGAGGACAATAACAGGGTCATGAGTTCTCAGCCTGACTGAGTTTCAGAGGAGGTGCTAAGCTGTGCCCACCTGTCTTTATGCTTATGCCCACAGATGCCTCTGCCATGAGCTGACATGAGTTCAGACGGGATAGGGTCAGACATGATGGACTCACCAGAGGCAATATATGGGATGAGGGAGAAGAGGAGCCCTATGCTGTACAatgagctgcagccagtgccCAGAGGTGTTGGAAGCCAGCCAGAAGCAGGTGAGAAGtgcagagagaaggggaaatggCTGGGGTAGGTAAGACACTAAGCCCTCAGACCTAGAATGGGGTGTTGCAGATGTCCTGGCCCATCAGAAATGTCCCTTGGTGGGCCTAGGGacaggggtctgtgctgccagggcccAGGCCCTGCCCCCGGGCAGAGGGAGCAGTGCAGGCAGCAGTACCTTGCGCAGCCCACTGAAGGGTATGTTGAGGGGCAGGGAGAAGAGGTTCTCCACCAGCTGTTCAAAAGTTTTGGCCAGATCCTTGAACTGCTTTTCCTCCAGGCGGAGCCCCAGCAGAATCCGAGCTGCAATGCGGAAAGTTAAGGTTTTAGCGGAGGAATAAACTGCGATAGAGCCTGGCTCCGTGCACCAGCCCCGCAGCTCCCAGCTCACAACCTTCTGGATCCGCGGCAGGTAGCTCTCCAGGGCGGCACGGCTGAAGACTCTGGCCAGGATctaggaggagaagggggaagaGAGGCAGGTAGTTAAAGCAGGGGGAGCACACATGCCACCGAGGCCCAGGCCTGGGCGCCGCCTGGGCTGTATGCCCTCTCGGGGTGGCTGTGAGGCTCACCTTGCGGCGCTGGCGGTGCAGGTCACCAGTGGAGCTGAGCAGAGTATGGGAGCCCAGGATGATCTGGGTGCTTTGGGGCCACTGTGTGCTGACCAGCGTGTGCTCACCCAGCAGGATCTTGCGGATGTTCTCAGCGCCTGTCACCCGCACCACAGGCCGTCCCAGGAGGTGGGTCTTGAAGACATTTCCGTACCTCTCCCGCCGAGAGCTGTGGAAGCGGGAGCCCTGGGGACGAGCTGCGGGTCAGCCCGTGGCTCCcgccagccccttcccaccccgCCCCGTCCCCCGGCGCCTCACCTGGAGCAGCCAGTGCAGAGTCTCCCCGAAGAAGGGCCAGCCCATGGAGCCCTTGGGCAGGGGCAGGGCGCTGGCGCGGTCCCGGCTGAGGCTCCAGCGCAGCGCCCACAGGTGCCGGCACAGGGTGATCAGCAGaaccagggccagcagcaccagcgccgccgcctcggGCCAAGAGGGCCCGGCCGGCATCCTCCTCCGGCGGCGGGgacggggcgggcggcgcggctgTCAGGCACGGGGGCCGGCGTCCCGCGACTCGGCTACGGGCGCTGCCGGCTGCTCGCCTCCTGCTGCCGGTTCGCCCCTCGGCCACATTTATATAGATATTGGCCACTTACGCCCGATCCACCTTCGGAGATGACGTATCCGCTGCATATTTAAGCAGCGCGGCCAAGTGCGGTGATTGGCGCGGGAGGGCCGGGGACAGCGGCCGAGGGGCGCGGGGCagcccccggggctgggggcccggcgcccccgcccgcccccgcccggcccctcGGGCGCCCCAAGCCGGAGGCGGCGCGGCCGCTCCTGGGAGGGGGGTACCCTGTCCGCCCCGCCGCAGCTCCCGGCGCCCCCTCGGGCCGGCTTGCCCAGGTAGCGAGCCCCGTCCCGGGGTCCCCGAGCAGGGAgcgccccagccctgctccgcAGGTCCCACCGCCCCCGGCTGCCCGGCCTGCAGCGCTCCCGGCCCGCACCCCGCCGTCGGGGCCGCGCGGACCCCCGGCCGCCTTCCCCGCGGGTAAATCACCAATGAGCCGGGACCTGCACAGGTCCCGCGAAACCAGCTCCGAGGTGTGTTCCGGTGTGTGAAATTAAACAGGAATACGGGTGAGGTTTATATTACTGTACTTAGACCGTCAATAACTTAAAAATACAGCGAAAATGTACATTGTTTTTACACGTTCCATTTGGTTTGTATTTGTTAGACATTCTCTTAGTGTCTGAAATAGCCAGGAGGGAACAG
Proteins encoded:
- the LOC135305600 gene encoding cytochrome P450 26C1, whose product is MGWPFFGETLHWLLQGSRFHSSRRERYGNVFKTHLLGRPVVRVTGAENIRKILLGEHTLVSTQWPQSTQIILGSHTLLSSTGDLHRQRRKILARVFSRAALESYLPRIQKVVSWELRGWCTEPGSIAVYSSAKTLTFRIAARILLGLRLEEKQFKDLAKTFEQLVENLFSLPLNIPFSGLRKGIKARDMLHKFMEKAIQEKLQRNNPEDHSDALDFLMNSAKEHGKEFTMQELKESAIELIFAAFFTTASASTSLILLLLKHPSVIEKIRQELMSHELYQQSECCAAGPCLDTLTIQSRDREKSLSHPMAKDIHKDQSHPPAPVEEDSLQPSGLLEATVPRSTPFPGPQLPAPAGQSCHCTADISLEKLSRLRYLDCVIKEVLRVLPPVSGGYRTALQTFELDGYQIPKGWSVMYSIRDTHETAAVYQSPPGSFDPERFGAGRPEAAGRFHYIPFGGGARSCLGKELAQAILKLLAIELVSTARWELATPGYPSMQTVPIVHPVDDGLRLYFHPLQPSQGREA